The following coding sequences lie in one Enterococcus sp. 9E7_DIV0242 genomic window:
- a CDS encoding TetR family transcriptional regulator, with amino-acid sequence MPKQTFYHLPSEKRLMIEAALLDVFFEQHISQVTVTQIVEKTGISRAAFYKYFPTLEDAHLYMIKKIAMTIHQDILRYIEENERDFFGGISEYLRYCGELDHKSDYWKGLKLLIKGENTIMHQRMSPTNDSEMSQEWLGILERNGFQITDSEEAICFLYFVMDIVIDSLTAFIVNDWATEELLKEFSYKKKWLIRGIK; translated from the coding sequence ATGCCAAAGCAGACATTTTATCATTTGCCGAGTGAAAAGCGCTTGATGATCGAAGCAGCGTTGCTAGATGTTTTTTTCGAGCAACATATCAGTCAGGTGACAGTTACTCAAATCGTTGAAAAGACAGGTATTTCCAGGGCAGCTTTCTATAAATACTTTCCAACTCTTGAAGATGCGCATCTTTATATGATTAAGAAGATAGCGATGACCATCCATCAGGATATTCTGAGGTATATTGAAGAAAATGAACGGGATTTCTTTGGAGGAATCAGTGAGTATTTACGCTATTGCGGGGAACTGGATCATAAGAGTGATTATTGGAAAGGGCTCAAGCTGTTGATCAAAGGCGAGAATACGATCATGCATCAACGAATGTCACCTACAAATGATTCCGAGATGAGTCAGGAGTGGCTGGGCATATTGGAGCGAAATGGATTTCAGATTACGGATTCAGAAGAAGCCATCTGTTTTTTATACTTTGTCATGGACATAGTCATTGATTCGTTGACAGCTTTTATTGTAAACGATTGGGCAACAGAGGAACTGCTCAAGGAATTTTCGTATAAGAAAAAATGGTTGATACGAGGTATCAAGTAA